The Quercus robur chromosome 7, dhQueRobu3.1, whole genome shotgun sequence genome has a segment encoding these proteins:
- the LOC126692930 gene encoding transcription termination factor MTEF18, mitochondrial-like, giving the protein MTHLAKLRIPSILKWVSSNISENHLGSSKWILWQSRTFTMAQNPRYYSTKRTVQTEKCELLNETSSANCKKVVKFSLAARKAAQAALLDYLHSTRSIQFVDAENMSKNSPHFLEKLLKRVENEGDIGRAISRFLRYHPINEFEPFFESMGLKPSEYDPILPRKLMFLSDDDLLLENYHVLCNYGIARKKIGMIYKEAKEVFRYDSGVLSSKLKAYEELGLSQSTMIKFIVHSPYLLIGNVNLEFVQVLEKLKSFGMEISWIEQNLLDGITYNWRQMLGLLCLFRKMGCSEEQLARLIIEHPGIIFEASGDRTLSLIGFLLKFGSTVNQMRLLFLQFPQIQVGKFVLNLRQCFMFLNEIEMEVTEVGKIVCTHALLLGSCTLKKTNSLLSNLNVGKKRLRKLVLENPQELKNWVLGTKVEPLPGEELKSKFQKSKFLLNLGFAENSEQMKSAIKVFRGNGVELQERFDCIVKAGLNQKDVFGMIKVSPQILNQKKDVIQMKIDFFVNDLGYPLSSLVKFPSCLSYTMQRVELRLSMYNWLKEQGAVDPKLSLSTIIASSEKLFEEQYINHHPSGPQVWQDLKKKIYSV; this is encoded by the coding sequence ATGACCCATTTGGCAAAACTCAGAATACCTTCCATTCTCAAATGGGTTTCTTCAAATATTAGTGAAAACCACCTTGGATCATCAAAATGGATACTTTGGCAATCTCGGACCTTCACCATGGCCCAAAACCCTAGatattattcaacaaaaagaacTGTTCAAACTGAAAAATGTGAACTTTTGAATGAAACTTCCTCTGCTAATTGCAAAAAAGTAGTGAAATTTTCTCTTGCCGCACGGAAAGCAGCCCAAGCTGCATTGTTGGATTATTTGCATTCAACTAGGAGCATACAGTTTGTGGATGCTGAGAATATGAGTAAAAACTCGCCACATTTTCTTGAAAAGCTGTTGAAAAGGGTCGAAAATGAGGGGGACATTGGACGGGCTATTAGCCGGTTTTTGCGGTACCATCCCATTAATGAATTTGAGCCCTTCTTTGAGAGCATGGGTTTGAAACCTTCAGAATATGATCCTATTCTTCCGCGCAAGTTGATGTTTCTTAGTGATGATGATTTGTTGCTGGAGAATTACCATGTATTGTGCAATTATGGGATTGCGCGTAAGAAGATTGGGATGATTTATAAGGAGGCAAAAGAAGTTTTTCGCTATGATTCTGGGGTTTTGTCATCAAAGCTTAAAGCTTATGAAGAACTGGGACTTAGCCAGTCTACTATGATTAAGTTTATTGTTCATAGCCCTTATCTTTTGATAGGAAATGTAAATTTGGAGTTTGTTCAGGTATTGGAGAAGCTAAAGAGTTTTGGAATGGAAATTAGTTGGATTGAGCAGAATTTGTTGGATGGGATTACTTATAACTGGAGACAGATGCTTGGGCTTTTATGCTTGTTTAGGAAGATGGGATGCAGCGAGGAGCAGTTGGCTAGACTAATCATTGAGCATCCAGGGATTATATTTGAGGCCTCTGGGGATAGAACACTGTCTCTAATTGGGTTCTTATTGAAATTTGGATCTACAGTGAACCAGATGCGTTTGCTGTTTCTGCAGTTTCCACAAATCCAAGTTGGGAAATTTGTGTTGAATTTGAGGCAGTGCTTTATGTTCCTGAATGAGATTGAGATGGAGGTCACAGAGGTTGGGAAGATTGTCTGCACTCATGCCCTATTACTTGGTTCATGTACTTTGAAGAAAACTAACAGCTTGCTTTCTAACCTAAATGTTGGGAAGAAGCGACTTCGTAAACTTGTCCTGGAGAACCCACAAGAATTGAAGAATTGGGTTCTAGGAACTAAAGTTGAGCCATTACCAGGAGAGgaactaaaatcaaaattccAGAAGTCCaagtttttgttgaatttgggATTTGCTGAGAATTCTGAACAAATGAAATCAGCAATTAAGGTGTTCCGAGGCAATGGAGTGGAGCTGCAGGAGAGATTCGATTGTATTGTGAAAGCTGGTTTGAATCAGAAGGATGTTTTTGGAATGATTAAAGTATCACCTCAAATTCTTAACCAGAAGAAAGATGTGATTCAAATgaagattgatttttttgtaaATGATTTGGGCTATCCCTTATCATCTTTAGTGAAATTCCCATCATGTCTTTCATATACAATGCAGAGGGTTGAGCTTAGGTTATCAATGTATAATTGGCTTAAAGAACAAGGAGCAGTAGATCCCAAGCTGTCCTTGAGCACTATAATTGCAAGTTCAGAGAAATTATTTGAAGAGCAGTATATAAATCATCATCCTAGTGGCCCTCAGGTTTGGcaggatttgaagaaaaaaatttattctgtATAA
- the LOC126690877 gene encoding uncharacterized protein LOC126690877, whose product MQIFSVGKAHEVISIEDLTPLTSKPSNKLMSSHIHRVMQVLGESLYLSRKYLDYKEKYVLAQSKVESVSFKNASLAEQVTKLTADLVKAQDCLSVLEKDLKTEKTFCALKDKQLEAALGKIEEAQTQAMTNFKNSDEYDDKLCALYVEGFDLVRFSHHLEIDLSTLDIEKFEIEIVADQAVTAQTNDVVDKEAEAPIDNPVGPVNPVDFVQHTFS is encoded by the exons ATGCAAATTTTTTCTGTGGGCAAAGCTCATGAGGTCATCTCTATTGAAGACCTGACGCCCTTGACGTCTAAACCTTCTAACAAACTAATGTCTTCCCACATTCATAGAGTTATGCAG GTGCTTGGGGAATCTCTATACCTTTCTAGGAAGTACTTGGATTATAAGGAGAAGTATGTCTTGGCACAGTCAAAGGTGGAGTCTGTTTCCTTCAAGAATGCCTCTCTGGCGGAGCAAGTGACAAAGCTTACTGCTGATCTGGTTAAGGCTCAGGATTGTCTATCTGTGCTAGAGAAGGATTTGAAGACAGAGAAGACCTTTTGTGCTCTCAAGGATAAGCAGTTGGAGGCGGCTCTTGGCAAGATTGAGGAAGCTCAAACCCAAGCTATGACAAATTTTAAGAATTCAGATGAGTATGATGACAAGTTGTGTGCTCTTTACGTGGAAGGCTTTGATCTCGTCCGTTTTTCACATCACCTTGAGATTGATTTGTCCACCTTGGACATTGAAAAGTTTGAAATAGAAATTGTTGCTGACCAGGCTGTGACGGCTCAAACAAATGATGTGGTTGATAAAGAGGCCGAGGCTCCTATTGACAACCCTGTTGGCCCTGTTAATCCTGTTGACTTTGTTCAACATACTTTTTCTTGA